Proteins encoded within one genomic window of Eurosta solidaginis isolate ZX-2024a chromosome 1, ASM4086904v1, whole genome shotgun sequence:
- the LOC137238141 gene encoding ribonucleoprotein RB97D-like codes for MSNDQSTSDNTSQQQQDENEICELEHLRKLFIGGLAPVTTEESLRAFYGKWGTVVDAVVMRDQTTKRSKGFGFVTYVKASSVDAAQSSRPHLIDGKPVDSKRALPRPERETKENNVSVKKLFVGGLKDNHDEESLKEYFSQFGNVVSIRILTDRATGRRRGFGYIEYDDYDSVDKAILQRVHTIKYVVVDVKKSVYTKPNATENNMTNNPANGLMPPANTYPPGQQQPMAPYPQVPPAPYVQPPYNYWGPPQYPMPPQPNTAYPPQQPMPPNSWNGWNTQPPAPAPNYWYPQNQWPQNNVPTTPGPPQQMAPNGPPANWNAAPHGFPQSVQPTANLGTGYQQNYGGGPTKPSQPDTNRMHPYGAPQNSNFGNQQPTQQQGYNGFGSNNQRSVPQNVAMSNSFRR; via the exons ATGTCTAACGATCAATCTACATCTGATAATACATCACAGCAACAACAAGATGAG AACGAAATCTGTGAGTTGGAACATTTACGTAAGCTATTCATTGGAGGTTTAGCACCTGTAACAACTGAAGAATCACTTCGTGCATTTTATGGAAAATGGGGAACAGTTGTTGATGCGGTGGTAATGCGTGATCAAACTACTAAACGTTCGAAAGGTTTTGGATTCGTCACTTATGTGAAAGCTTCAAGCGTAGATGCAGCACAGAGCAGTAGGCCGCACCTTATTGATGGCAA ACCTGTTGATTCGAAACGTGCACTACCACGCCCTGAACGTGAAACTAAGGAAAATAATGTATcagttaaaaaactttttgttgGCGGTCTTAAGGATAATCATGATGAGGAAAGCCTAAAAGAATATTTTTCGCAATTCGGTAATGTTGTGTCGATTAGAATACTTACTGACAGGGCTACTGGAAGACGTCGAGGATTTGGATATATTGAGTACGATGATTACGATTCTGTAGATAAagctatac TTCAACGAGTTCATACCATAAAATATGTTGTCGTTGATGTAAAAAAGTCGGTATACACCAAGCCTAACGCAACAGAAAATAATATGACTAACAACCCAGCAAATGGATTAATGCCACCAGCTAATACATATCCACCGGGCCAGCAACAACCGATGGCACCTTACCCACAAGTACCACCAGCACCATATGTACAACCTCCATATAATTATTGGGGACCGCCACAATATCCAATGCCACCACAACCAAATACCGCATATCCACCACAACAACCAATGCCACCAAACAGTTGGAATGGTTGGAATACACAACCCCCCGCACCGGCACCAAACTACTGGTATCCGCAAAATCAGTGGCCACAAAATAATGTTCCTACCACTCCTGGTCCACCACAACAAATGGCACCAAACGGGCCGCCAGCAAATTGGAATGCAGCACCTCACGGATTTCCAcaatctgtacaaccaaccgcaaACCTTGGTACAGGCTATCAGCAAAATTATGGTGGTGGCCCCACAAAACCGAGTCAGCCCGATACAAATCGTATGCATCCATATGGAGCTCCACAAAACTCTAATTTTG GAAATCAACAACCAACGCAACAACAAGGTTACAATGGTTTTGGCTCAAATAATCAACGCAGTGTACCGCAAAATGTGGCAATGAGCAATAGTTTCAGACGCTAA